The Euphorbia lathyris chromosome 3, ddEupLath1.1, whole genome shotgun sequence genome contains a region encoding:
- the LOC136222850 gene encoding histone H3.3a-like, whose translation MARTKQTTARKCTGGKAPRKQLAAKVARLSAPPTTIGGRLKRPHRYRPGTVALLEIRKYQKSTDLLIHKMPFQRLIREIARHYKVNNPIFVTNC comes from the exons ATGGCTCGTACTAAGCAAACTACTGCTCGTAAATGCACCGGTGGAAAGGCTCCCAGGAAGCAACTCGCAGCAAAG GTTGCTAGGTTATCGGCTCCTCCAACTACTATTGGAGGACGACTCAAGAGACCACATCGATACCGTCCTGGAACTGTGGCTCTCCT AGAAATCAGAAAGTATCAAAAGAGCACTGATCTTTTGATCCATAAAATGCCATTTCAGAGGCTTATTCGTGAAATTGCTCGACATTACAAAGTCAATAATCCGATTTTTGTTACGAATTGttga